In the Puntigrus tetrazona isolate hp1 chromosome 9, ASM1883169v1, whole genome shotgun sequence genome, one interval contains:
- the LOC122351173 gene encoding macrophage mannose receptor 1-like, translated as MKMKTTLALLLVMELYGLSSGLIKRHFFVKDKMTWDSASKYCKTYFQDLSTFTDENEEQQFLEDAAHQPSDAWVGLYRESGVWTWSGGVNATYINWDTSNEQPENGDCAFLHKGHKKLHDIDCDDKYSFFCMNISDFVLVLQNETWEEALEYCRKQYNDLASLSSLNMMDSASGKSTLAETEYVWTGLRFLAGDWFWVNGDDLDYTAWYQNEQPQCPAGDLRCGALDKKTKLWTNRNCEEKLSFFCSTPAVKVQQQQAQKQEEESIW; from the exons atgaagatgaagacgaCACTCGCTCTGCTCTTAGTCATGGAGCTCTATGGACTCTCCTCCGGTCTCATTAAACGACATTTCTTCGTGAAAGACAAGATGACATGGGATTCTGCGAGCAAGTACTGCAAAACTTACTTTCAAGACCTCTCCACTTTCACCGATGAGAACGAGGAACAGCAGTTTTTGGAAGATGCAGCTCATCAACCTTCTGACGCCTGGGTTGGACTCTACAGAGAATCAGGAGTTTGGACTTGGTCGGGAGGTGTGAATGCGACGTATATTAACTGGGATACAAGTAATGAACAACCTGAAAATGGTGACTGTGCTTTTCTACACAAAGGCCATAAGAAACTACATGACATAGACTGCGATGATAAATACTCCTTTTTCTGTATGAACATATCAGATTTTGTTCTTGTGCTGCAGAATGAGACCTGGGAAGAAGCTCTGGAATACTGCCGAAAACAATATAATGATCTGGCAAGTCTGAGTTCACTTAACATGATGGATTCTGCTTCAGGGAAAAGCACACTGGCTGAAACCGAATATGTGTGGACTGGTCTGCGTTTTCTAGCAGGAGACTGGTTCTGGGTCAATGGAGATGATCTTGACTACACAGCCTGGTATCAGAACGAACAGCCCCAGTGTCCTGCAGGAGACCTTCGCTGTGGAGCCCTggacaagaaaacaaagctTTGGACAAACAGAAACTGTGAGGAGAAGCTCAGCTTCTTTTGTTCTACACCGGCTGTAAAAG TTCAACAGCAACAAGcacaaaaacaagaagaagaaagcaTTTGGTAG
- the c1ql2 gene encoding complement C1q-like protein 2 has product MIVALVIAIPLLIQTSAVAAHYEMMGTCRMICDPYNPKPSATALEVMQDLSAIPPSFAQGTRGDPGRPGKPGPRGPPGEPGPPGPRGPPGDSGKPGFTGIASGTARTETGDVGPALGNIKIAFYVGLKNPHEGYEVLRFDDVVTNVGNHYDPTTGKFTCQVSGIYYFTYHVLMRGGDGTSMWADLCKNGQVRASAIAQDADQNYDYASNSAVLHLDSGDEIYVKLDGGKAHGGNNNKYSTFSGFILYPD; this is encoded by the exons ATGATCGTGGCGCTGGTCATCGCAATTCCGCTTCTGATCCAGACCTCCGCGGTTGCAGCGCACTACGAAATGATGGGCACTTGTCGGATGATCTGTGATCCGTACAACCCCAAGCCGAGCGCCACGGCGCTGGAGGTGATGCAGGATCTCAGCGCCATCCCACCGTCTTTCGCTCAAGGGACTAGAGGGGATCCGGGCCGCCCGGGCAAACCGGGACCCAGGGGTCCACCTGGAGAACCGGGTCCACCTGGTCCAAGGGGACCACCTGGAGACTCCGGAAAACCTGGATTTACGGGCATCGCATCAGGAACGGCGAGGACCGAGACCGGAGACGTCGGTCCGGCGTTGGGGAACATCAAGATCGCGTTTTATGTGGGTCTCAAGAACCCCCACGAAGGCTACGAGGTGCTCCGGTTTGACGATGTTGTGACAAATGTGGGAAACCACTACGATCCCACGACTGGCAAGTTTACGTGTCAGGTGTCGGGGATTTACTACTTCACTTACCATGTGCTGATGCGCGGAGGGGACGGAACGAGCATGTGGGCAGACCTCTGTAAAAACGGACAG GTTCGGGCGAGCGCCATCGCGCAGGACGCGGATCAGAACTACGACTACGCCAGCAACAGCGCCGTGCTGCACCTGGACTCCGGCGACGAGATCTACGTCAAACTCGACGGCGGAAAGGCGCACGgaggaaacaacaacaaatacagtacattttctgGTTTCATTCTGTATCCGGACTGA